The genomic DNA TGAGTATTGCCAGCGAGTCATTCGTGATTTACCCATTCTCGGTCGCGCAGTACGCCTGAGCGTTTTGCTCCGACGCGTTGGTTGCCGCGACTGTGGCAAACGCATGGAGGCCGTCAGTTGGCTGGATCGCTATGCCCGTATGACACGGCGTCTGGCAGAGGCGGTCATTCAAGCCTGTGAACGCCTTCCCACGTTGCACGTAGCGCAGATGTTTGGGCTGCATTGGGAGACCGTTCGGGTGCTGGAGCGTCGAGCCTTGCAAGCAGCATTGAGCGTTTTGCCAAAGGCGCAACCGCGACGTTTGGTGATGGACGAGTTCGCATTGTTCAAAGGTCATCGTTATGCCAGCGTTGTTCTGGATGCGGATACGCGACGGGTGCTGTGGATCGGCGAAGGCCGCAGCCGGGCGGCGGTCAGGCCATTTTTCGAAGAGCTGGGGCCAGAGGGGTGCGCCCGAATCGAAGCGGTGGCAATGGACATGAACACCGCTTTTGATCTGGAGGTTCGTCAGCACTGCCCAAAAGCGCGAGTGGTCTACGATCTTTTCCATGTGGTGGCCAAATATGGCCGAGAGGTGATTGATCGGGTTCGCGTCGACGAAGCCAATCGACTGCGTCACGACAAGCCGGCCCGAAAGGTCATCAAGCAAGCGCGTTGGCTGCTCCTGCGCAACCCGCAGAACCTGAAAACACCGGAGCAACAGGTCCGCTTGGAGGATTTGCTGGCGGCCAACCAAGCGTTGATGACGGTCTACTTGATGAAAGCTGAACTCAAAACGCTCTGGACGCCAAGTACCGCCTGGGGCTGGAGATCAGCCTGGAAGCAATGGCTGCGCCACGCTGATGAAAGCGCGATACCGGCTCTGATCCTGTTCGCCAAACGGCTAAAGGGTTACTGGCGGGGAATCGTCAGCCGGGTTCGCTGGCCGATGCACACGGGGCAGTTGGAAGGCATAAACAATCGAATAAAGGTTATCAAACGGATGGCGTACGGTTACCGGGATAGCGAATTCTTTTTCATGAAAATCAAGAGCGTCTTTCCCGGTAATCCGTGAAGAACCATTTTTTTGTCCGGGCAGTGCCGGCCTCTTCGCGGGCAAGCCCGCTCCCACAGGTATTGGCGGTGGCCACAAAACCTGTGTTCCACACCAGACCCCTGTGGGAGCAGTAAGGTGGTCAGCAACAGCAACAGCAACCGGGTACGGTTCTGCAGTATCCGTAACTGATTGCCTGAATGAAGAAATGCCCGGTCCTGTGATCGGGCATTTTTTTGTCTGGGCAGTGCCGGCCTCTTCGCGGGCAAGCCCGCTCCCACAGGTATTGGCGGTGGCCACAAAACCTGTGTTCCACACCAGACCCCTGTGGGAGCGGGCTTGCCCGCGAAGAGGCCCGTGTTGTCACCGCAAAATCAGCAGATACAAAAAAGCCCCCGGACAACAGCATTGTCCGGGGGCTTTTTGTTGGGCGCGAAACCCGATTACTTCTTCAGACCATAATGCTCATCGAGCATGCCCGGCGAGTTCGGGGTCTTCGGTGCGTAGTCGCGCGGTGGCTCCTGATCGCGCGGTGGCGTCAGGCGTTCGCGCGGTGCCTGCGCAGCGTCAGCGTGCAGGGCAGCGATCAAGCGCTGGCGGGTCTGCTCGTCCAGGGCCAGACGATTGGCGCCCTCGGCGAGATGATCCTGCACTTCCTGATAGCTCTGGGTCAGCTTCTTTACCAGCATCGCGGTGCTGTTGAAGTGGGTGACCACCTCGTTTTGATAACTGTCGAAACGCTCCTGGATATCATCCAGTTGACGCTGCGTACGGCTCGGCGCCGCGTTCGGCGCAACACGCGCGATCAGGAATCCAATGGCGACACCCACAACCAGGGCAAGAGTCGGTAACAACCAAACTAAGAGCGAGTGTTCCACGAGTCCTTCCTCTATAAACGGCTTTGCTTTACGTTAACGGCTCGAACCTGCGCTGTATACCGCGATTCACTCGCAATAGATTGGCACAGACAATTTGCTAGACGAGTCGACCCGATTCGAGGTCACGGAGTTCCTTCCTTGCTGATGCGTGAAACCCCTGTAGTGATTGATGGCCCAGTCGGTCAACTGGAAGCTTTGTATCTGGATAACGAGCAGCCGCGCGGCATCGCGCTGATCTGCCATCCGAACCCGGTGCAGGGCGGCACCATGCTCAACAAGGTCGTCTCGACCCTGCAGCGCACCGCGCGCGACGCCGGCCTGATTACCTTGCGTTTCAACTATCGCGGCGTTGGTGCCAGCGAAGGGACGCACGATATGGGTACTGGCGAAGTCGATGACGCTCAGGCCGCTGCTGCATGGCTGCGAGAAAAACACCCGGATCTGTCACTGACTCTGTTCGGTTTTTCCTTCGGCGGATTTGTTGCAGCAAGTCTCGGTGGTCGTCTCGAAGCCCAAGGCGTGCAGCTCAACCATCTGTTCATGGTCGCTCCAGCGGTAATGCGCCTGAGCGATCAGGATCAACTGCCAGAGCATGGCGAGTTGACCGTGATTCAGCCGGAAACCGACGAAGTGATCGATCCGCAACGGGTTTACCAATGGTCTGAAAAACTCCAGCGCCCCCATGAGCTGCTGAAAGTGGCAGAATGCGGACACTTTTTTCATGGCAAGTTGACCGATCTCAAGGATCTGATCCTGCCGCGTCTCTCGAATTGATTGCAGTCTGACAAGCGATTACCCATGACGAACCGTACCCGTATCCTTACCGGCATCACCACCACCGGCACGCCGCACCTGGGCAACTACGCCGGCGCCATTCGCCCGGCGATCCTCGCCAGCCGCGACAGCAATGCCGATTCGTTCTACTTTCTGGCCGACTACCACGCCCTGATCAAATGCGACGACCCGCTGCGCATCCAGCGCTCGCGTCTGGAAATCGCTGCGACCTGGCTGGCCGGTGGCCTGGATGTCGATCGTGTGACCTTCTACCGCCAGTCCGATATTCCGGAAATCCCCGAGCTGACCTGGTTGCTGACCTGCGTCGCGGCCAAGGGCCTGCTCAACCGCGCCCACGCCTACAAGGCCTCGGTGGACAAGAACGTCGAGACCGGCGAAGACCCGGATGCCGGCATCACCATGGGCCTCTACAGCTATCCGGTGCTGATGGCCGCGGACATCCTGATGTTCAACGCGCACAAGGTGCCGGTCGGTCGCGATCAGATTCAGCACGTGGAAATGGCCCGCGACATCGGCCAGCGTTTCAACCACCTGTTCGGTCAGGGCAAAGAGTTCTTCACCATGCCCGAAGCGCTGATCGAGGAAAGCGTGGCGACGTTGCCAGGCCTCGACGGTCGCAAGATGTCGAAGAGCTACGACAACACCATCCCGTTGTTCTCCAGCGCCAAGGAAATGAAGGACGCGATCTCGCGGATCGTCACCGACTCCAAAGCGCCGGGCGAAGCCAAGGATCCGGACAACTCGCATCTGTTCACCCTGTTCCAGGCATTCGCCACGCCAGCGCAGGCTGACGAATTCCGCAGCGAACTGCTCGGCGGTCTGGGCTGGGGTGAGGCGAAGAACCGTCTGTTCCAGCTGCTCGACAATGATTTGGGCGAGGCGCGCGACAAGTATCACCAGTTGATCGAGCGTCCGGCGGATCTGGAAGACATCCTGCAGATCGGCGCCAAAAAGGCCCGCGCCGTGGCCACGCCGTTCCTCAACGAACTGCGTGAAGCGGTTGGCCTGCGTTCGTTCGTCAATCAGGTTCAAGTGGCTGCGACCACCAAGAAGAAAGCCGCGAAAGCAGCACGCTTCGTCAGTTTCCGTGAGGACGACGGCAGCTTCCGTTTCCGTCTGCTGGCGGCCGATGGCGAGCAACTGCTGCTGTCGCGCAACTTCGCCGATGGCAAAACCGCAGGGCAGGTGACCAAGCAACTGCAATCCGGCCAACCACTGGACGTGCGCAGCGAAGACCTGAGCTTCAGCGTGTGGCTGGAAGGCGAGTGCGTCGGCGACAGCCCGGCGTTCGCTGACAGCGCGGCACGCGAGGCGGCCGTAGAGGCTCTGCGCGTTGCTCTGACACCGGTTCAGGAATAATCCGCGGCTCGGCCCGACCAAGGGCTGATTGCCATTCCCACGGGCCGTCGCTACAGTGACGGCCCGTTTTTGTTGCCTTGCTAACGAATTATGACGCCCCTAGAACGATACCAAGCTGATCTGAAACGCCCGGACTTCTTCCATGACGCCGCGCAGGAAACTGCTGTGCGTCATTTGCAGCGCCTGTACGAGGATCTGATCGCCGCCGATCAGAACAAGCCGGGCCTGCTGAGCAAACTGTTTGGCAAAAAGGATCAGACGCCGGTCAAGGGTCTGTATTTCTGGGGCGGCGTGGGTCGCGGCAAGACGTACCTGGTCGACACCTTTTTCGAAGCGCTGCCGTTCAAGGAAAAGACCCGCACGCACTTCCACCGCTTCATGAAGCGTGTGCACGAAGAGATGAAAACCCTCGGCGGCGAGAAAAACCCGCTGACCATCATCGCCAAACGTTTTGCGACTGAATCGCGGGTTATCTGCTTCGATGAGTTCTTCGTTTCTGACATCACCGACGCGATGATTCTCGGCACGCTGATGGAAGAGCTGTTCAAGAACGGCGTAACCCTGGTCGCAACATCGAACATCGTTCCGGACGGCCTGTACAAGGACGGCCTGCAACGCGCGCGCTTCCTGCCAGCCATTGCGCTGATCAAGCAGAACACCGAGATCGTCAACGTCGACAGCGGCGTCGACTATCGTCTGCGTCACCTCGAACAAGCGGAACTGTTCCACTATCCGCTCGACGAAGCCGCTCACGAGAGCTTGCGCAAGAGCTTCAAGGCGCTGACGCCGGAATGCACAGCAGCCGTCGAGAACGACGTGTTGATGATCGAGAACCGTGAAATTCGTGCATTACGCACTTGCGATGACGTGGCCTGGTTCGACTTCCGCGAACTGTGCGACGGCCCGCGTAGCCAGAACGATTACATCGAACTGGGCAAAATCTTCCACGCCGTGCTGCTCAGCGGTGTCGAGCAGATGAGCGTCACTACCGATGACATCGCCCGACGCTTCATCAACATGGTCGACGAGTTCTACGACCGTAACGTGAAGCTGATCATTTCTGCCGAAGTCGAGCTGAAAGACCTGTACACCGGCGGGCGCCTGAATTTCGAGTTCCAGCGCACGCTGAGCCGTCTGCTGGAGATGCAATCGCACGAGTTTCTGTCGCGGGCGCACAAGCCTTGAACAGATTCGGCGAATAAAAAAGGGCCTGCAATTGCAGGCCCTTTTTTTGCGCTCTGTCCCGTCCTGAATAAGGTTTACACCTTCTGACCCATTCTCAGGAGGGAGTAATGAATACGGGAGAAAGGCGCAGTCAGCGTGATTACACGCTGACCTTTAAATTGTCGGTCGTCGATCAAGTCGAAAAAGGTGAGTTGAGTTATAAAGAGGCTCAAGAGCGTTATGGCATTCAGGGTAAAACGACCGTACTGAACTGGTTACGCAGGCATGGTCGGCAGGACTGGAGTCAAGGCGCGTCCATTCGCTCCAAGAGACCCCGTTCCATGGATAAGCCCGATAAACCGCTGACACCCGAACAGCGAATCAAAGAGCTTGAAGAAAAGCTTGCCCAAGCCAACCAGAAAGCTCAGTTTTTCGAAGCCGTCGTTGATGTTTTGAAGAACGACTTCGGTGTTTCTGTCGTAAAAAAGCGATCCGGCAAGTCCTCTCCCAAGAGCAGATCCAAGGCCTGAGCATTAGTCGGGCTTGCCAATTCATGGGGATTTCCCGTCAGGCTTATTACAAGCGCAACCGGGCGTGTGATGCCCGGGCCCGTCATGCCCAGGAAGTGATGGGATTCGTGAGGGAAAAGCGACTCAGGCAACCGCGCCTTGGCACCCGAAAACTTCACAATCTAATGCGCACTGAGCCAGAAATGTCCGTAAAGGTTGGTCGAGACCGTTTATTCAATATCTTGCGAGATCGGCGCGAACTGGTTCCTCGCAGGCGGGCCTATCACAAAACAACAGACAGTCATCATCGCTTTCGCCGGCATCCAAACCTGCTCAAAGATGGGCCGATTCAGGTAGTCGCCAAGGCACCAGAGCAAGTATGGGTTGCGGACATCACCTACTTACCAACGCAAACGGGTGTGGCTTATCTGAGTTTGATCACCGATGCGTACTCTCGAAAAATCGTGGGTCACCATGTCCATGAAAGCTTGCACACCGAATCGGTGATCCAGGCGTTCAACAAAGCCCTGAAGCAGCGGACAACGGAACAACACTTGGTGCACCACTCGGACAGAGGCGTTCAATACTGCTCCGAGCTTTATCAGCGGCTGCATGCCAAGTACGGCATCACCTGCTCAATGACCGATGGCTACGACTGCTACCAAAATGCATTGGCTGAGCGTGTGAATGGAATTTTGAAAAACGAGTTAATGCTGCATCGGCCCAAAGATTTTGCAGATGCCATCCGGATGGTGGACGAGTCGGTGCAGATCTATAACAACGAGCGGCCTCATCTGTCGCTGAAATACAAAACGCCCGATGCGGTGCATCGGGCGTTTTGAGGTTGAAACAGGTGTAAACCTATTTCAGGACTAGACACTCGGATTAATCAAGCGAGAAAGTTCGATACGTTGTTTTGTTGCTGGCAACCGACCAGCAGCCACAACAGGATCCTCGCTTTACGCGGACAGACAAAACCGGCCATCACCGCGCCGCGCCGGATCAAATCCATCTCACTGCCCTTGAATCCATAGGTAGATTTAGCCGTGGACCCGGAGCCTGTGCGAGTCGCAATGATCACCGGTATTTTTCCGGCAACGCTTTCGATGACGTCGGCCCATTGCTCGGAAACATGTCCTGCACCAAAGGCAGCAATGACCAAACCGTCATAGCCGAGCGTGATGACATTTTCCAGAAACAGGCTATCGGCCGACAACGAGGCCTCCAGCAAGGCAATTTTCTGGCCCGTGTGCCCAGGCAGCGGTAGAACCGTGCGCTTGTGGGGTGGGCGTAGATAGTGAACCGTGTCTTCTACCAGTAATCCGGCGGGCCCGACGATGGGGGAGGAGAACGCCTGCAACGCCAGAGAATCAGCTTTGCGTACGGCATTGGCCGAATGAATCTGCCCATGGATGACCACTTGAACGCCACGCTGACGGCTGCTTGCCGCTAATGCCACCTGGCAGGCATTCAGCAGATTGGCTGGGCCGTCGGCGCCGGGATGTGCAGCCGAACGCATGGCGCCGGTCAGGACCAGCGGTTCGTCGTGATCCCATAGATGATCGAGGAATGTGGCTGTTTCCTCCAGAGTGTCGGTGCCCTGGGTAATCACCACCCCAATCGCCCCTTGCCTGACCTGGTCGCTCGCCCAGGCAAGAACACTCAACAGGAAGTCGAAATCCAGCGATGCGCTGGGCAACAGCCCAAGGGTTTCAACGGTCATGCGTGCTTGCGTCTGCAATTGCGGCACCGAAGCCAGAAGGGTGTGTGCGTCAACCGTCGGGATGACGCCCTCGCCGACAGACTTTGCTTGCATGCTTACGGTGCCACCTACCGCCGCGATTGCTAGTTTTGGCAACGCCATTTGATACCTCGCACGGTTGTGATGAGAGAGTGCTGTATCTGGAACTCAAGGCCAGATACAGCTGAACACGGCAGGCTTCAGTCAGCGATCAGCCATCCGATCAACGGAATGATGACGGCCGTGCTCACGGCCATCGACAATACATTGCCGATAAAACCATGCATGTCCGGCGGCAACCGCTTGGCCAGCGCACAGGCCAGCGGTGGAGCCATCAACGCGCCAAGTAGCGCACTGAGTGCGATCACCGACCAGCTGCCACCATACGTCAGGACCGCCGCCGGAACGACCGACACCAGTGGCACGTAAGTGGGATACCAGCCGCGTTGTATCCATTGCCGCCGCCAGATCACCACGCCCAGCGCCGACGTCAGTGCTTGTGCAGCGATCAGTTGCGGTAAAACTGCGGAGCCGTAAACCGGACTCAGCGGGTTCAAGGTGAATGCCAGCAAAGCGCCCAGTATCAGGCCGAGGCTGGCCCATTCGTTGCCATAGAACGGTGCCTCGGAAAAGTCTGCAAGTACACGACGCAAGCTCCATACGACGCCGTAGTCAGGTTTCTTTTCGGGTAACGGCGCGGGCGTGGATTTTTTTGCTTCGTCGGTGTGAGCGGATTTCACCAGGCTTGGCAGATACCGGCAGAGCAGGAACGCGAGGACGCTGGCCACCGCCATGCCCGAGACGTTACCGATGACAACAGGCAATTGGAGCGGGTTGACCACATAGTTGACGAACAACAGGCTCATCGGGGTAACCAGCAGGGCACCCATGATTGCGCCATTGATCGTGACCTTCCAGCCGCCGCCGAACATCAACACCATGGCCGCCGGCAGAGAGACGAAGGCGGCAAAGGTCGGTTGCCAACTGGTTGAAGTGACCGTCCAGCCCCACAGCAGATTGCTCAACAGCAAGCCAAGCAAAGAGCTGGTGACGAGCCACGGCCAGAGTCCGCTGCCGTAACAAATGGCGAAGCCTTGCCACGCCTTGCCCGTTCGATTCGCCCAGTAAGCCAGATAAGCACCGGCCAGCAGCCCGATTGAGGCGAATTCATGTTTGTAGAATGCGACCTCGCTGATGTCTCCCAACACCCAGCGCACCCAGGCGCTTGCGTCAGGCAGGCTAGACACCATGTGGTTGTAGTCCGGCCAAGAAGCCGCCCAGGACGTGCGGTAAGTGAATGACAGCCAGATGATCGACAGGATCGTGCCAAGCATCAGCAGGACGATCGAGGTGTCCATCGGCGTTCTGGAGAGCGGGCGGATGGCCAGTTTTGCTTCTGTAGTGTTTCCCATGGTCAGGC from Pseudomonas baetica includes the following:
- a CDS encoding ISL3 family transposase, with the protein product MKPDGDALQIDLTPHATRFPSCGGCQKPCSTTHEYCQRVIRDLPILGRAVRLSVLLRRVGCRDCGKRMEAVSWLDRYARMTRRLAEAVIQACERLPTLHVAQMFGLHWETVRVLERRALQAALSVLPKAQPRRLVMDEFALFKGHRYASVVLDADTRRVLWIGEGRSRAAVRPFFEELGPEGCARIEAVAMDMNTAFDLEVRQHCPKARVVYDLFHVVAKYGREVIDRVRVDEANRLRHDKPARKVIKQARWLLLRNPQNLKTPEQQVRLEDLLAANQALMTVYLMKAELKTLWTPSTAWGWRSAWKQWLRHADESAIPALILFAKRLKGYWRGIVSRVRWPMHTGQLEGINNRIKVIKRMAYGYRDSEFFFMKIKSVFPGNP
- a CDS encoding YhcB family protein, which gives rise to MEHSLLVWLLPTLALVVGVAIGFLIARVAPNAAPSRTQRQLDDIQERFDSYQNEVVTHFNSTAMLVKKLTQSYQEVQDHLAEGANRLALDEQTRQRLIAALHADAAQAPRERLTPPRDQEPPRDYAPKTPNSPGMLDEHYGLKK
- a CDS encoding alpha/beta hydrolase — encoded protein: MRETPVVIDGPVGQLEALYLDNEQPRGIALICHPNPVQGGTMLNKVVSTLQRTARDAGLITLRFNYRGVGASEGTHDMGTGEVDDAQAAAAWLREKHPDLSLTLFGFSFGGFVAASLGGRLEAQGVQLNHLFMVAPAVMRLSDQDQLPEHGELTVIQPETDEVIDPQRVYQWSEKLQRPHELLKVAECGHFFHGKLTDLKDLILPRLSN
- a CDS encoding tryptophan--tRNA ligase — its product is MTNRTRILTGITTTGTPHLGNYAGAIRPAILASRDSNADSFYFLADYHALIKCDDPLRIQRSRLEIAATWLAGGLDVDRVTFYRQSDIPEIPELTWLLTCVAAKGLLNRAHAYKASVDKNVETGEDPDAGITMGLYSYPVLMAADILMFNAHKVPVGRDQIQHVEMARDIGQRFNHLFGQGKEFFTMPEALIEESVATLPGLDGRKMSKSYDNTIPLFSSAKEMKDAISRIVTDSKAPGEAKDPDNSHLFTLFQAFATPAQADEFRSELLGGLGWGEAKNRLFQLLDNDLGEARDKYHQLIERPADLEDILQIGAKKARAVATPFLNELREAVGLRSFVNQVQVAATTKKKAAKAARFVSFREDDGSFRFRLLAADGEQLLLSRNFADGKTAGQVTKQLQSGQPLDVRSEDLSFSVWLEGECVGDSPAFADSAAREAAVEALRVALTPVQE
- the zapE gene encoding cell division protein ZapE, whose protein sequence is MTPLERYQADLKRPDFFHDAAQETAVRHLQRLYEDLIAADQNKPGLLSKLFGKKDQTPVKGLYFWGGVGRGKTYLVDTFFEALPFKEKTRTHFHRFMKRVHEEMKTLGGEKNPLTIIAKRFATESRVICFDEFFVSDITDAMILGTLMEELFKNGVTLVATSNIVPDGLYKDGLQRARFLPAIALIKQNTEIVNVDSGVDYRLRHLEQAELFHYPLDEAAHESLRKSFKALTPECTAAVENDVLMIENREIRALRTCDDVAWFDFRELCDGPRSQNDYIELGKIFHAVLLSGVEQMSVTTDDIARRFINMVDEFYDRNVKLIISAEVELKDLYTGGRLNFEFQRTLSRLLEMQSHEFLSRAHKP
- a CDS encoding IS3 family transposase (programmed frameshift); translation: MNTGERRSQRDYTLTFKLSVVDQVEKGELSYKEAQERYGIQGKTTVLNWLRRHGRQDWSQGASIRSKRPRSMDKPDKPLTPEQRIKELEEKLAQANQKAQFFEAVVDVLKNDFGVSVGKKAIRQVLSQEQIQGLSISRACQFMGISRQAYYKRNRACDARARHAQEVMGFVREKRLRQPRLGTRKLHNLMRTEPEMSVKVGRDRLFNILRDRRELVPRRRAYHKTTDSHHRFRRHPNLLKDGPIQVVAKAPEQVWVADITYLPTQTGVAYLSLITDAYSRKIVGHHVHESLHTESVIQAFNKALKQRTTEQHLVHHSDRGVQYCSELYQRLHAKYGITCSMTDGYDCYQNALAERVNGILKNELMLHRPKDFADAIRMVDESVQIYNNERPHLSLKYKTPDAVHRAF
- a CDS encoding asparaginase, coding for MALPKLAIAAVGGTVSMQAKSVGEGVIPTVDAHTLLASVPQLQTQARMTVETLGLLPSASLDFDFLLSVLAWASDQVRQGAIGVVITQGTDTLEETATFLDHLWDHDEPLVLTGAMRSAAHPGADGPANLLNACQVALAASSRQRGVQVVIHGQIHSANAVRKADSLALQAFSSPIVGPAGLLVEDTVHYLRPPHKRTVLPLPGHTGQKIALLEASLSADSLFLENVITLGYDGLVIAAFGAGHVSEQWADVIESVAGKIPVIIATRTGSGSTAKSTYGFKGSEMDLIRRGAVMAGFVCPRKARILLWLLVGCQQQNNVSNFLA